One Granulicella sp. 5B5 DNA window includes the following coding sequences:
- the cyaY gene encoding iron donor protein CyaY: MIDEATFRRESDTVLESLKQSLIRSEEAGGFETEEKNGVLNILFEDDPSARFVFSPNTPVRQIWISAHSTSFKLEWNEAQHAFTLPKTGEDIRTLTERLLREQLGDDSITLS, encoded by the coding sequence ATGATCGACGAAGCCACCTTCCGCCGCGAATCCGACACCGTCCTCGAATCCCTCAAGCAATCCCTCATCCGCTCCGAAGAGGCTGGCGGCTTCGAGACCGAAGAGAAGAACGGCGTCCTCAACATCCTCTTTGAAGACGACCCCTCCGCACGCTTCGTCTTCTCGCCCAACACCCCCGTCCGCCAGATCTGGATCTCCGCCCACTCCACCAGCTTCAAGCTCGAGTGGAACGAAGCGCAGCACGCCTTCACGCTCCCTAAAACCGGCGAAGACATCCGCACCCTCACCGAGCGCCTCCTCCGCGAGCAACTCGGCGACGACTCGATTACACTCAGCTAG
- a CDS encoding regulatory protein RecX: MAFGRATGFGKTKKVRAPLDVAGLLEYAVKSLGSRMKSERDLRRLMLQRAEPGEDGQAAVEAVMIKLKEYGYLSDERFAADYTRLRQENEKFGKRRVQQGLMQKGIGGETASVALTAAYEDVDEVALAKAYVERKRMKKPEDDKETARAMRRLMAAGFSTKTVWKVLRGWGAEVEEIDVVDSE; encoded by the coding sequence ATGGCTTTTGGCAGAGCAACTGGTTTCGGTAAGACGAAGAAGGTGCGGGCGCCGCTGGATGTGGCGGGGCTGCTGGAGTATGCGGTGAAGTCGCTGGGGTCTCGGATGAAGAGCGAGCGCGACTTGCGGCGGCTGATGCTGCAGCGTGCGGAGCCGGGTGAGGATGGGCAGGCTGCGGTTGAGGCCGTGATGATCAAGCTGAAGGAGTATGGCTACCTGAGCGATGAGCGCTTCGCTGCTGACTATACGCGGCTGCGGCAGGAGAATGAAAAGTTCGGCAAGCGGCGCGTGCAGCAGGGGTTGATGCAGAAAGGTATCGGCGGCGAGACCGCGAGTGTTGCGTTGACGGCGGCGTATGAGGATGTGGATGAGGTCGCGCTGGCGAAGGCATATGTCGAACGCAAGCGGATGAAGAAGCCGGAGGATGACAAGGAGACGGCGCGGGCGATGCGTCGGCTGATGGCTGCGGGGTTTTCGACGAAGACGGTTTGGAAGGTGTTGAGAGGGTGGGGCGCGGAGGTGGAGGAGATCGACGTTGTCGATAGTGAGTAG
- a CDS encoding DUF429 domain-containing protein, translated as MRKQIPFGNDRQVERVVGIDWSGRVDAAGQRRHIWAGVWTEGERVRLESGRTRVEIAEWLMELAKETPRMVVGFDFCFGFPAWFVSGEHGAASGPEFWELAEREGFVERWLGRESVDRRFWGKPHKRPEEFSGEKLHRMLRATDIDCKLAALIPEAERQARVRGIAPKSVFQIGGAGSVGTASLRGFGVLLKLRAAGFRVWPFDRPALGLKKPCPLVVEIYTRLNTGAVRKSSAEARTAYLAKKRSESTEYRELSRGVMEKAKGSEDAFDALVTTMVMAERRAEFVSLPKPREPLHGVEGWTWAPGV; from the coding sequence ATGAGGAAGCAGATTCCCTTCGGGAATGACAGACAAGTTGAACGGGTGGTGGGGATTGACTGGTCGGGCAGGGTGGATGCGGCGGGGCAGCGGCGGCATATCTGGGCGGGAGTATGGACTGAGGGCGAGCGGGTAAGGCTGGAGAGTGGGCGGACTCGGGTGGAGATTGCGGAGTGGTTGATGGAGCTGGCGAAGGAGACTCCGCGGATGGTGGTGGGGTTCGATTTTTGCTTTGGGTTTCCGGCGTGGTTTGTGAGCGGCGAGCATGGTGCGGCGAGTGGGCCGGAGTTCTGGGAGCTGGCGGAGCGCGAGGGGTTTGTGGAGCGGTGGTTGGGGCGCGAGAGTGTAGATCGAAGATTCTGGGGGAAGCCTCATAAGCGGCCCGAGGAGTTTTCGGGGGAGAAACTGCACAGGATGTTGCGGGCGACGGATATTGATTGCAAGCTGGCGGCGCTGATTCCTGAGGCAGAGCGGCAGGCGCGGGTGAGAGGCATTGCGCCGAAGAGTGTGTTTCAGATTGGCGGAGCAGGGAGCGTGGGGACGGCGTCGTTGCGCGGGTTTGGTGTGTTGTTGAAGCTGCGGGCGGCGGGGTTTCGGGTGTGGCCGTTTGACCGGCCGGCGCTGGGTTTGAAGAAGCCGTGTCCGCTGGTGGTGGAGATCTATACGCGGCTGAATACTGGGGCGGTGCGGAAGTCGAGTGCGGAGGCTCGGACGGCGTACTTAGCGAAGAAGCGCAGCGAGAGTACGGAGTATCGGGAGCTTTCGCGTGGGGTGATGGAGAAGGCTAAGGGAAGCGAAGATGCCTTCGATGCGCTGGTGACGACGATGGTGATGGCGGAACGGCGCGCGGAGTTTGTGTCGCTGCCGAAGCCGCGGGAGCCGCTGCATGGGGTGGAGGGGTGGACTTGGGCGCCGGGGGTTTGA
- a CDS encoding DUF420 domain-containing protein: MTQQDTTRTPPSIIAAILGVSLVASLFLAWLVYYHPPTDAAGHHLAFLPELDAVLNAICAIFLINGFRHIRARRIAAHRNSMFAAFIVSSAFLVAYIANHVLHGDILFPTTHPTARLIYLWVLLLPHILLAVVALPMILITFFLSLTGRFPAHKKLARYTFPIWLYVSVSGVVVYAMLAAYR, encoded by the coding sequence ATGACGCAGCAAGACACAACCCGCACCCCACCCTCCATCATCGCCGCCATCCTCGGCGTCAGCCTCGTCGCGTCTCTCTTCCTCGCCTGGCTGGTCTATTACCACCCACCCACCGACGCCGCCGGCCACCACCTCGCCTTCCTCCCCGAGCTCGACGCCGTTCTCAATGCCATCTGCGCCATCTTCCTCATCAATGGCTTCCGCCACATCCGCGCCCGCCGCATCGCCGCACACCGCAACAGCATGTTCGCGGCCTTCATCGTCTCCAGCGCCTTCCTCGTCGCCTACATCGCCAACCACGTCCTGCACGGCGACATCCTCTTCCCCACCACGCATCCCACCGCGCGCCTCATCTACCTCTGGGTCCTTCTGCTCCCGCACATCCTGCTCGCAGTCGTCGCGCTGCCCATGATCCTGATCACTTTCTTCCTGTCACTCACAGGCCGCTTCCCCGCCCACAAAAAACTCGCCCGCTACACCTTCCCCATCTGGCTCTACGTCTCCGTCTCCGGCGTAGTCGTCTACGCCATGCTCGCCGCCTACCGCTAA
- the cyoE gene encoding heme o synthase, translating into MPTTASAPAAVPATPRSASRSTLLADYAILVKPRVSLMVIITAAAGFYLGSLASGIPPFNLLLLKTLIGVALVTAGSSVLNQALERNTDLLMPRTASRPMAQRRISFAHGLVLGFLLVCGGSIYLAWAVTALTGLLTLLTAVAYVAIYTPLKRITTLNTFIGAFPGALPPLIGWTAARGLIEWPAVALFAILFVWQFPHFMAIGWLYRKDYGEAGIRVTSTQSSAAWAARSSAVQALVYAILMVPVSLWPYWLHLTGLPYALVATALGLWYLAATIRFFAITRHPNEPSRTIARHLLKVSVIYLPLLLIAMMLNAHGRLLF; encoded by the coding sequence GTGCCCACCACCGCCTCAGCTCCGGCCGCAGTCCCCGCCACGCCCCGCTCTGCCTCCCGCTCCACGCTGCTGGCCGACTACGCCATCCTCGTCAAGCCTCGCGTCTCGCTGATGGTCATCATCACCGCCGCTGCCGGCTTCTACCTCGGCTCGCTGGCGTCCGGCATCCCGCCCTTCAACCTCCTGCTCCTCAAAACCCTCATCGGAGTAGCCCTCGTCACCGCCGGCTCCTCCGTTCTCAATCAGGCGCTTGAGCGCAACACCGACCTCCTCATGCCGCGCACCGCCTCCCGACCCATGGCACAGCGCCGCATCTCCTTCGCCCACGGCCTCGTTCTCGGCTTCCTCCTCGTCTGTGGAGGCTCCATCTACCTCGCCTGGGCCGTCACCGCTCTCACCGGCCTGCTTACACTTCTCACCGCCGTCGCCTACGTCGCCATTTACACCCCGCTCAAGCGCATCACCACACTCAACACCTTCATCGGGGCCTTCCCCGGCGCACTGCCTCCGCTCATCGGCTGGACCGCCGCCCGCGGCCTCATCGAGTGGCCCGCCGTCGCTCTCTTCGCCATCCTCTTCGTCTGGCAGTTCCCTCACTTCATGGCCATCGGCTGGCTCTACCGCAAGGACTACGGCGAAGCCGGCATCCGCGTCACCTCCACCCAGAGCTCTGCCGCCTGGGCCGCGCGCTCCTCCGCCGTGCAGGCTCTCGTCTACGCCATCCTCATGGTCCCCGTCAGTCTCTGGCCCTACTGGCTGCACCTCACCGGCCTGCCCTACGCCCTCGTAGCGACAGCCCTCGGCCTCTGGTACCTCGCCGCCACCATCCGTTTCTTCGCCATCACCCGCCACCCCAACGAGCCGAGCCGCACCATCGCCCGTCACCTCCTCAAAGTCTCCGTCATCTACCTGCCACTGCTCCTTATCGCCATGATGCTCAACGCCCATGGCCGCCTCCTCTTCTAA
- the topA gene encoding type I DNA topoisomerase, producing MAKNLVIVESPAKAKTIGKYLGSDYVVEASIGHIMDLPKNDIGVELKRRTFEPTLIVSPGKEKVVDRLKKLAAKSDSVFLAADPDREGEAIAAHLKMQLLPSIKDKSKLRRVTFNEITKKAVQAAFQHTRDVDENLVDAQQTRRVLDRLVGYQISPLLWDKVKRGLSAGRVQTVALRLIVEREREINAFNSVEYWNIDAVLAPEGRSPKDGGQEFTARMVAVAGQPIRVSNGTDKEGKEQFLSNALPDKAAVDEVLSQLERAKWTVRSIEKREQRRNPKAPFTTSQLQQQAAGRLGFNVRRTMGVAQRLYEGVEIGNEGTVGLITYMRTDSTNLSADAVREIREWVGKKLGDKYLPEKPNVYKSKKDAQEAHEAIRPTNVEYVPEQIRRYLSDEQYRLYKLIWERAVSSQMMPAVFDQTTVEIEAKADATYDFRTTGSILKFSGWLHFDEENKKAKAARVEAEKAAAAEEGEGAEESSDDKRLPELKEKQALACNKVDPQQKFTQPPPRFNEASLVKTLEENGIGRPSTYASIINTIQERDYVKKIQQKLVPTEIGMVVTDLLVKNFPYIFKVEYTAGLENELDAVEDGTEKWTDLLKGFYGHLEEELKVAEIEMEDVKAWEKPSDEVCEKCGAPLILKWGKFGSFYSCSNFTKAKPVTIALGPLKKTPKVSVKKVTDAFSFPVHVKVMNDDVTEMSVEVADKGSLLETLERGAEEARKVGGKLIVEPDSCDFTKENVSAKPDLTTPGADAAEQEDEACDNCGRTMVLRNGPWGPFMACPGYNEDPPCKTIRKLTQKVQSKPPVVLEEPCPKCGKPLLQRDGQYGEFIACSGYPKCKYVKQELLDVPCPKCGGEVAVRKNRRGDTFYGCTRYPKCDFTSNQKLVNQTCPKCDSAYLVEVSNAEGTFLVCPNNHEAMPKKRAKKGAEVEAPTTPACGYQKKIGPPKLKEAPVDLKRPDPEKTRPMVEAVA from the coding sequence ATGGCAAAGAATTTAGTGATCGTGGAGTCGCCCGCGAAGGCGAAGACGATCGGGAAATATCTGGGCAGCGACTACGTGGTGGAGGCCTCGATTGGCCACATTATGGACCTGCCGAAGAACGATATCGGCGTGGAGCTGAAGCGGAGGACGTTTGAGCCGACGCTGATTGTGTCTCCGGGCAAGGAGAAGGTGGTTGACCGGCTGAAGAAGCTGGCGGCGAAGAGCGACAGCGTGTTTCTGGCCGCCGATCCTGATCGCGAAGGTGAGGCGATTGCCGCGCATTTAAAGATGCAGCTACTGCCCTCTATTAAGGATAAGAGCAAGCTGCGGCGGGTGACGTTCAACGAGATTACGAAGAAGGCTGTGCAGGCGGCGTTTCAGCATACTCGGGATGTGGACGAGAACCTGGTAGACGCGCAGCAGACGCGGCGCGTGCTGGACCGGTTGGTGGGGTACCAGATCTCTCCGCTGCTGTGGGACAAGGTGAAGCGTGGGCTGAGTGCGGGGCGTGTGCAGACCGTCGCGCTGCGGCTGATTGTGGAGCGCGAGCGGGAGATCAATGCGTTCAACTCGGTGGAGTACTGGAATATAGATGCGGTGCTTGCGCCCGAAGGCCGGTCTCCAAAAGACGGGGGGCAGGAGTTTACGGCGCGGATGGTGGCCGTGGCCGGGCAGCCGATTCGCGTGTCGAATGGCACGGACAAGGAAGGTAAGGAGCAGTTTCTATCGAACGCGCTGCCGGACAAGGCGGCTGTGGATGAAGTGCTGAGCCAGCTGGAGCGCGCGAAGTGGACGGTGCGCTCGATTGAGAAGCGCGAGCAGCGGCGCAACCCGAAGGCCCCGTTTACGACGAGCCAATTGCAGCAGCAGGCGGCAGGACGGCTGGGCTTCAATGTGCGGCGCACAATGGGCGTGGCGCAGAGGCTGTATGAAGGCGTGGAGATCGGCAACGAAGGCACTGTGGGTTTGATCACCTACATGCGTACGGACTCGACGAATTTGAGTGCCGATGCTGTGCGTGAGATTCGGGAGTGGGTGGGCAAGAAGCTCGGCGATAAGTATCTGCCGGAGAAGCCGAACGTCTACAAGAGCAAGAAGGATGCTCAGGAGGCGCATGAGGCGATTCGCCCGACGAATGTGGAGTACGTGCCGGAGCAGATTCGACGGTATCTGAGCGATGAGCAGTACCGGCTGTACAAGCTGATCTGGGAGCGCGCGGTGTCAAGCCAGATGATGCCGGCGGTGTTCGACCAGACGACGGTGGAGATCGAGGCGAAGGCGGATGCCACGTATGACTTTCGCACGACGGGCAGCATCCTGAAGTTTTCTGGATGGCTTCACTTTGACGAAGAGAACAAGAAGGCTAAGGCCGCCCGCGTGGAGGCCGAGAAGGCCGCTGCGGCTGAAGAGGGCGAGGGCGCCGAAGAGAGTTCGGATGACAAGCGACTGCCAGAGCTGAAGGAGAAGCAGGCGCTGGCGTGCAACAAGGTCGATCCGCAGCAGAAGTTTACGCAGCCGCCGCCGCGGTTCAACGAAGCGAGTTTGGTGAAGACGCTGGAAGAGAACGGCATTGGCCGGCCTTCGACGTATGCTTCGATCATCAATACGATCCAGGAACGCGATTATGTGAAGAAGATCCAGCAGAAGCTTGTGCCGACCGAGATCGGCATGGTGGTGACAGACCTGCTGGTGAAGAACTTTCCATACATCTTCAAGGTGGAGTACACGGCTGGTCTGGAGAATGAGCTGGATGCCGTGGAAGATGGCACCGAAAAGTGGACGGACCTGCTGAAGGGCTTCTATGGGCATCTTGAGGAAGAACTGAAGGTCGCCGAGATTGAGATGGAGGACGTCAAGGCGTGGGAGAAGCCCTCTGATGAAGTCTGCGAGAAGTGCGGCGCGCCGCTGATTTTGAAGTGGGGCAAGTTCGGCAGCTTCTACTCGTGCTCGAACTTTACGAAGGCGAAGCCGGTGACGATTGCGCTGGGGCCGCTGAAGAAGACGCCTAAGGTTTCGGTGAAGAAGGTCACGGATGCGTTCAGCTTTCCGGTGCATGTGAAGGTGATGAACGACGATGTGACGGAGATGTCGGTTGAAGTTGCCGATAAGGGCTCGCTGCTTGAGACGCTGGAGCGCGGCGCGGAAGAGGCGCGGAAGGTTGGCGGAAAGCTGATTGTCGAGCCGGATAGCTGCGACTTTACGAAGGAGAACGTGTCGGCGAAGCCGGATTTGACGACTCCTGGGGCGGATGCGGCAGAGCAGGAGGATGAGGCCTGCGACAACTGCGGGCGCACGATGGTGCTCCGCAATGGGCCGTGGGGACCGTTTATGGCTTGCCCTGGGTACAACGAAGATCCTCCGTGCAAGACGATCCGGAAGCTGACGCAGAAGGTGCAGTCGAAGCCGCCGGTGGTGCTGGAAGAGCCTTGTCCGAAGTGCGGCAAGCCGCTGCTGCAGCGCGATGGGCAGTATGGCGAGTTCATTGCCTGCTCGGGCTATCCGAAGTGCAAGTATGTGAAGCAGGAATTGCTGGATGTGCCGTGCCCGAAGTGTGGGGGCGAGGTTGCCGTGCGGAAGAACCGGCGCGGGGATACGTTCTATGGGTGCACGCGGTATCCGAAGTGCGACTTTACGAGCAACCAGAAGCTGGTGAACCAGACGTGTCCGAAGTGCGATTCGGCGTACCTGGTGGAGGTGTCGAATGCCGAGGGGACGTTCCTGGTGTGTCCGAACAACCACGAGGCGATGCCGAAGAAACGGGCGAAGAAGGGAGCCGAGGTAGAGGCTCCTACGACGCCAGCCTGTGGATATCAGAAGAAGATCGGTCCGCCGAAGCTGAAGGAGGCTCCTGTGGATCTGAAACGGCCTGATCCGGAGAAGACGCGTCCGATGGTGGAGGCTGTGGCCTGA
- a CDS encoding HNH endonuclease, whose protein sequence is MQAGRTKRTGNRHHTTHPVPGTARAEAIDIRMGVFRQPAMQTPVLVLNASYEPINICGARRALVLVLKGIARTEEEQGAVLHSHRMNLQMPSVIRLLEYRRIPHQTRALSRKNILLRDRNTCQYCQKVLTAAELTLDHVIPRSRGGLSTWENLVACCKDCNRRKGNQMLHELTEMRLLREPRPFSLHTSRHIMRMIGSADANWRKYLYFENETAA, encoded by the coding sequence ATGCAGGCTGGGCGGACAAAGCGGACGGGCAATAGACATCACACGACTCATCCGGTGCCGGGAACGGCGCGGGCGGAGGCGATCGATATACGGATGGGCGTGTTTCGGCAGCCGGCGATGCAGACGCCGGTGCTGGTGCTGAATGCGAGCTATGAGCCAATCAACATCTGCGGCGCGAGGCGGGCGCTGGTGCTGGTGTTGAAGGGGATCGCGCGCACGGAGGAGGAGCAGGGGGCGGTTCTTCATTCGCACAGGATGAACCTGCAGATGCCGAGCGTGATTCGTTTGCTGGAGTACCGGCGGATTCCGCACCAGACACGGGCGCTGAGCCGGAAGAACATTCTGCTGCGCGACCGCAATACGTGCCAGTACTGCCAGAAGGTGCTGACGGCGGCGGAGCTGACGCTGGACCATGTGATTCCGCGGTCGCGGGGCGGGCTTTCGACGTGGGAGAACCTGGTGGCGTGCTGCAAGGACTGCAATCGGCGGAAGGGCAACCAGATGCTGCATGAGCTGACGGAGATGCGGCTGCTGCGTGAGCCACGGCCGTTCTCGCTGCATACGTCGCGGCATATTATGCGGATGATTGGGTCCGCGGATGCGAACTGGCGGAAGTATCTTTACTTTGAGAATGAGACGGCGGCGTAG
- the ssb gene encoding single-stranded DNA-binding protein, whose protein sequence is MAKGVNKVFLLGNLGKDPEIRTTPNGMTVATFTLATAERAKGADGQWADKTEWHNLVAFQRTAEIIRDYVKKGSQVYIEGKLQTRSWDDKESGQKKYRTEILVNELTLLGGRGEGGGSSSGSGYSRSSSSGSSSSASYSGGSTSTPDYADQQITDDDIPF, encoded by the coding sequence ATGGCAAAAGGCGTTAACAAAGTCTTCCTCCTCGGCAACCTCGGCAAAGACCCCGAGATCCGCACCACACCCAACGGCATGACCGTCGCCACCTTCACCCTCGCCACCGCCGAGCGCGCCAAGGGCGCCGACGGCCAGTGGGCCGACAAGACCGAGTGGCACAACCTCGTCGCCTTCCAGCGCACCGCCGAGATCATCCGCGACTACGTCAAGAAGGGCTCGCAGGTCTACATCGAAGGCAAACTCCAGACCCGCTCCTGGGACGACAAGGAGTCCGGCCAGAAGAAGTACCGCACCGAGATCCTCGTCAACGAGCTCACCCTGCTCGGCGGCCGCGGCGAAGGCGGCGGCAGCTCCTCCGGCAGCGGCTACTCCCGCTCCTCCTCCTCCGGATCATCCTCGTCAGCCTCCTACAGCGGCGGCAGCACCTCCACGCCCGACTACGCCGACCAGCAGATCACCGACGACGACATCCCGTTCTAG
- a CDS encoding menaquinone biosynthesis protein — protein MRIAAISFLNPAPLLYNFEHEPTATDLSTRYSVNYTLPSACAEQLHAGTADLGLIPIASLTPQLAIVPGCTIASLNEVRSILLLVKNPAALSRDEALTRVRTVAADAASRSSQAYTHILFEHFHHTRPTFHEEDAAQDDSPIRMLAAHDAALLIGDPALLAREHRAQIDAAHPNLLWLDLAQLWRELTGLPWVAAVWAVRPEALTNFPATQLIDDLIASRDAGLANTETLVTEWAPRIPIPATTIRTYLTQNIHYTLDSDCLRSIELFRTLAAKINTLPPLPTLNLLD, from the coding sequence ATGCGTATTGCCGCAATATCGTTCCTCAATCCCGCCCCTCTGCTCTACAACTTCGAGCACGAACCCACAGCGACAGACCTCAGCACGCGCTACAGCGTCAACTACACGTTGCCCTCCGCCTGCGCCGAGCAGCTGCACGCAGGCACCGCCGACCTCGGCCTCATCCCCATCGCGTCGCTCACGCCGCAGCTCGCCATCGTCCCCGGCTGCACCATCGCCTCGCTGAACGAAGTCCGCAGCATCCTCCTCCTCGTCAAAAACCCCGCAGCTCTCTCACGCGACGAAGCCCTCACCCGCGTCCGCACCGTCGCAGCCGACGCCGCCTCCCGCAGCTCGCAGGCCTACACCCACATCCTCTTCGAGCACTTCCACCACACCCGCCCCACCTTCCATGAAGAGGATGCAGCACAGGACGACAGCCCCATCCGGATGCTCGCCGCCCACGACGCCGCACTCCTCATCGGCGACCCTGCCCTCCTCGCACGCGAGCACCGAGCACAGATCGACGCCGCACACCCCAACCTCCTCTGGCTCGACCTCGCTCAACTCTGGCGCGAGCTCACCGGACTCCCCTGGGTCGCCGCCGTCTGGGCCGTCCGCCCCGAAGCACTAACGAACTTCCCCGCAACCCAGCTCATCGACGACCTCATAGCGAGCCGCGACGCCGGTCTCGCCAACACCGAAACCCTCGTCACCGAGTGGGCCCCGCGCATCCCCATCCCCGCAACCACCATCCGCACCTACCTCACCCAGAACATCCACTACACCCTCGACTCCGACTGCCTCCGCTCCATCGAGCTCTTCCGCACCCTGGCCGCAAAGATCAACACACTCCCACCACTCCCCACCCTCAACCTCCTAGACTGA
- the dprA gene encoding DNA-processing protein DprA, whose amino-acid sequence MNGSLLNASEEARLGWLAAVLTPGLGPTRSARMMQRLGGAERVFSASLTELEGTGIPAAAAQFIADGQARKAAMEEAERTLEQQAVFLTPEDAGYPERLLNIYDPPAVLWVRGDVSQLTRAGIAVVGTRHPSPYGAGMAEMLSRELALRGMVVMSGMARGVDTCAHKGALDANGVTVAVWGTGIDVIYPKENKKLAEQIVAQGGAVVSEFPLGTFPAPQNFPIRNRTLSGLSVGVLVVEAAEYSGTRITARCALEQGRDVYAVPGNATNKNSWGPNTLIKQGAKLTATWEDIWEDLPSQVRVELEDEIQARTGRDESSSGQSASLFVEAGSGQPMSEHERLVIQELRQDEAVQLDTLIERLEAKLVSGEIFTALFELEIAGRVRQMPGKKYVRCF is encoded by the coding sequence ATGAATGGAAGCTTGTTGAATGCGAGTGAAGAGGCTCGTTTGGGGTGGCTGGCGGCGGTGTTGACGCCAGGGTTGGGGCCGACGCGGTCGGCGAGGATGATGCAGAGGCTGGGTGGGGCGGAGCGGGTGTTTTCGGCTTCGTTGACGGAGCTGGAGGGGACCGGAATTCCGGCGGCGGCGGCGCAGTTTATCGCGGACGGGCAGGCTCGCAAGGCGGCGATGGAAGAGGCCGAGAGGACACTTGAGCAGCAGGCGGTGTTTTTGACGCCGGAGGATGCGGGGTATCCGGAGCGGCTGTTGAATATCTATGATCCGCCGGCGGTGCTGTGGGTGCGGGGCGATGTGTCGCAACTGACGAGGGCGGGGATTGCGGTGGTGGGGACGCGGCATCCTTCGCCATATGGTGCGGGGATGGCTGAGATGTTGAGTCGCGAGCTGGCGCTGCGGGGGATGGTGGTGATGAGTGGGATGGCGCGTGGGGTGGACACGTGTGCGCACAAAGGGGCTCTAGATGCGAATGGGGTGACGGTGGCGGTGTGGGGGACGGGGATCGATGTGATCTATCCGAAGGAGAACAAGAAGCTGGCTGAGCAGATTGTGGCGCAGGGTGGGGCGGTGGTGAGTGAGTTTCCGCTGGGGACGTTTCCGGCGCCGCAGAATTTTCCTATCCGGAACAGGACGCTGAGTGGGCTGAGCGTGGGGGTGCTGGTGGTGGAGGCGGCGGAGTATTCGGGGACTCGGATTACGGCTCGGTGCGCGCTGGAGCAGGGGCGCGATGTGTATGCGGTGCCGGGGAACGCGACGAACAAGAACTCGTGGGGGCCGAATACGCTGATCAAGCAAGGGGCTAAGTTGACAGCGACTTGGGAGGACATCTGGGAAGATTTGCCGAGCCAGGTGCGGGTTGAACTGGAGGACGAGATACAGGCGCGGACGGGTCGCGATGAATCTTCTTCGGGCCAGAGTGCATCTCTATTCGTCGAAGCTGGTTCAGGGCAGCCGATGAGCGAGCATGAACGGCTCGTGATACAAGAGTTACGGCAGGACGAAGCCGTGCAGCTGGATACGCTGATCGAACGGCTGGAAGCCAAGCTTGTGTCAGGTGAGATATTTACTGCCTTGTTTGAACTGGAGATAGCAGGCCGTGTGCGGCAGATGCCAGGCAAAAAGTACGTGCGCTGCTTCTAG
- a CDS encoding ComF family protein, which yields MKDVQLEMGGPPGQGSLAVSRRAAGWRAVTRVLRSSGGFGKQTVKQAGGAVWTSVSDLASVVMPSECRLCGGAMGRLGTVRVCEACLARVGAETAERDETVCARCGDAMGMREASWLEDARFAAAMGVRACTMCRLAPPEFERAVASGDYDDEMREMLHLLKFAGRRALAELVLGERVARAAMMLCDEAAKELVVVPVPLFAARERERGYNQALLLARAAVKRLKKATPEWRLRIESGVLVRVKNTRPLYFMASPKERRASLRGAFRVVKSEALRGREVLLVDDIMTTRATARECARVLMRAGAAKVWVATAAKVQPESARSEQMEPVEVAMWSPKLVEPDVSRQRRFGGSDG from the coding sequence GTGAAGGATGTCCAACTCGAGATGGGTGGTCCGCCCGGCCAGGGTTCGCTCGCTGTGAGCCGGAGGGCGGCAGGATGGCGCGCTGTTACGCGCGTGCTGCGAAGTAGCGGCGGATTTGGCAAGCAGACGGTAAAGCAGGCGGGTGGGGCCGTCTGGACGAGTGTCAGCGATTTAGCAAGTGTGGTGATGCCGTCGGAGTGCCGCCTGTGTGGCGGAGCGATGGGGCGTTTGGGGACGGTGAGGGTTTGCGAAGCCTGCCTGGCGCGTGTGGGCGCGGAGACGGCGGAGCGGGATGAGACGGTTTGTGCGCGTTGTGGGGACGCGATGGGGATGCGCGAAGCCTCTTGGCTTGAAGACGCGCGGTTTGCGGCGGCGATGGGCGTGAGAGCGTGCACGATGTGCAGGCTGGCTCCTCCAGAGTTTGAACGGGCCGTGGCGAGCGGCGACTACGACGATGAGATGCGCGAGATGCTGCACCTGCTGAAGTTTGCGGGACGTCGTGCGCTGGCGGAACTGGTGCTGGGCGAGCGCGTGGCGCGGGCGGCGATGATGCTGTGTGATGAAGCCGCGAAGGAGCTGGTGGTGGTGCCGGTGCCGTTGTTTGCCGCTCGCGAGCGGGAGCGTGGTTATAACCAGGCGCTGCTGTTGGCGCGGGCTGCGGTGAAGCGACTGAAGAAGGCTACGCCGGAGTGGCGGCTGCGGATCGAGAGCGGTGTGTTGGTGCGCGTGAAGAACACCAGGCCGCTGTATTTTATGGCGTCCCCGAAGGAGCGGAGGGCGAGTTTGCGTGGGGCGTTTCGGGTTGTAAAGAGTGAAGCGCTGCGCGGGCGTGAGGTGCTGCTGGTGGATGACATTATGACGACCAGAGCGACGGCTCGGGAGTGTGCGCGGGTGTTGATGCGTGCGGGGGCGGCGAAGGTTTGGGTGGCGACGGCGGCGAAGGTGCAGCCGGAGAGCGCTCGGAGTGAGCAGATGGAGCCGGTGGAGGTGGCGATGTGGTCGCCGAAGCTGGTTGAGCCGGATGTGTCGCGGCAGAGAAGGTTTGGCGGGAGTGATGGGTAG